In a genomic window of Paramicrobacterium chengjingii:
- a CDS encoding HAD family hydrolase — protein MAASQVFVFDIDGVIRSFRPARMAARLDAELGVTVGIIEETAFADPFGRDLVEGRMTRAEWVAELSERIAQNTRDADAARSIVSEWAADIGQLIPETLELIDELRQQHPVFAFTNGTDCTLRELTEHGIVDRFHRVLNSFELGIAKPELDSYSRAHAQIEQTLGRDVPAASVHFTDDRADNIQAAAQFGWQAVQFTDAATLRASLASAVTS, from the coding sequence ATGGCTGCGTCACAGGTATTCGTCTTCGATATCGACGGGGTTATCCGTTCGTTCCGACCGGCACGCATGGCCGCTCGGCTCGATGCCGAACTCGGTGTGACCGTCGGCATCATCGAAGAGACGGCCTTTGCCGATCCGTTCGGTCGCGACCTCGTTGAGGGGCGCATGACACGCGCGGAATGGGTCGCCGAGCTCTCGGAACGCATTGCCCAGAACACTCGGGATGCTGACGCAGCCCGCTCCATCGTCAGCGAATGGGCGGCAGACATTGGGCAGCTGATTCCCGAGACCCTCGAACTCATCGATGAGCTGCGGCAACAGCATCCGGTATTCGCCTTTACAAACGGCACAGACTGCACCCTCCGTGAACTCACAGAGCACGGCATCGTCGACCGCTTTCACCGCGTACTCAATTCCTTTGAGTTGGGCATTGCAAAGCCCGAGCTCGACTCCTACTCACGGGCGCACGCACAGATCGAGCAGACGCTGGGGCGGGACGTGCCGGCGGCATCCGTTCATTTCACAGACGATCGAGCCGATAACATTCAGGCGGCGGCGCAGTTCGGGTGGCAGGCCGTTCAATTCACGGATGCCGCGACGCTGCGTGCCTCGCTCGCCTCAGCTGTCACCTCGTGA
- a CDS encoding DUF4190 domain-containing protein, with protein MTEPNDSAAPATPPRPPLPGTTPEKKSDENAREPQQDAQAQQQAPQQQNAAPWARPAGAPPAQQQPAPQQQPAQNQPAPQQQPAQNQPAQNQPPQNQPSQARPAPQQPAPQQPAPQNRPPAQYAPPTQNRPAQNPPPAQNPPAPQRPGHYQPGPQQPAPQQPGQYRPAPQQPAPQRPGPQQPGYTPQAPQQSGQYRPQQPAPQQPGPQQHPQPFSQPAPQQNRFGQQPLVGPGGTMPAAKPVGTPKPHKSRTGLIALIFGILGVVGGVFFGWALPLAIVGIILGFKARSKPDDDRAFALWAIITGFAGTLFSLGWFAYSIIVLVMR; from the coding sequence ATGACAGAGCCCAACGATTCTGCTGCCCCGGCTACGCCGCCACGTCCGCCGCTACCGGGCACGACGCCTGAGAAGAAGTCTGACGAGAACGCTCGGGAACCGCAACAGGACGCACAAGCTCAGCAGCAGGCGCCGCAGCAGCAGAATGCGGCACCGTGGGCGCGTCCGGCGGGCGCGCCTCCGGCTCAGCAGCAGCCTGCACCTCAGCAACAGCCTGCTCAGAACCAGCCTGCACCTCAGCAGCAGCCTGCGCAGAACCAGCCTGCGCAGAACCAGCCGCCGCAGAACCAGCCTTCACAGGCGCGTCCGGCGCCGCAACAGCCGGCACCGCAGCAGCCGGCACCGCAGAACAGGCCGCCCGCGCAGTACGCGCCGCCCACGCAAAACCGGCCCGCACAGAACCCGCCGCCCGCACAGAACCCACCGGCTCCCCAGCGTCCCGGGCACTACCAGCCGGGCCCGCAGCAGCCTGCTCCGCAACAGCCAGGTCAGTATCGCCCTGCACCGCAACAGCCCGCACCCCAGAGACCGGGCCCGCAGCAGCCGGGATACACCCCGCAGGCTCCCCAGCAGTCAGGGCAGTACCGGCCGCAGCAGCCCGCTCCGCAGCAGCCTGGGCCCCAACAGCATCCTCAACCGTTCTCTCAGCCGGCTCCTCAGCAGAACCGTTTCGGTCAGCAGCCTCTTGTCGGCCCAGGCGGAACCATGCCAGCAGCGAAGCCGGTAGGAACGCCCAAGCCCCACAAGAGCCGCACGGGACTCATTGCTCTGATCTTCGGCATCCTCGGCGTCGTGGGCGGAGTATTCTTCGGCTGGGCGCTTCCGCTGGCCATCGTCGGGATTATTCTCGGCTTCAAGGCGCGGTCGAAGCCCGACGATGATCGCGCGTTTGCGCTGTGGGCAATCATCACAGGATTCGCCGGCACGCTGTTCTCGCTCGGCTGGTTTGCGTACAGCATCATCGTCTTGGTCATGAGATGA
- the groES gene encoding co-chaperone GroES: MRKRSTVSVSIKPLEDRIVIQQVEAEQTTASGLVIPDTAKEKPQEGEVVAVGPGRIDDNGNRVPVDVTVGDRVLYSKYGGTEVKFGADEYLVLSARDVLAVVVR; encoded by the coding sequence ATGAGAAAGAGGTCAACCGTGTCGGTCTCCATCAAGCCGCTCGAGGATCGCATCGTCATTCAGCAGGTCGAGGCAGAGCAGACCACCGCGTCTGGTCTGGTTATTCCTGACACCGCCAAGGAAAAGCCGCAGGAGGGCGAAGTCGTGGCTGTCGGCCCCGGTCGCATCGACGACAACGGCAATCGCGTTCCCGTCGACGTCACCGTCGGCGACCGCGTTCTGTACTCCAAGTACGGCGGCACTGAGGTGAAGTTCGGCGCTGACGAATACCTCGTGCTTTCGGCCCGCGACGTGCTCGCGGTCGTCGTTCGCTAA
- the guaB gene encoding IMP dehydrogenase, whose translation MDTSDPFGYIGLTYDDVLLLPAHTNVIPSEADTSSRLTKRISVATPLLSSAMDTVTEARMAIAMAREGGIGILHRNLSIVDQAEMVDLVKRSESGMITNPVTTTADASVADVDELCGQFRVSGLPVIDESGVLKGIITNRDMRFVDDDKKASTPVSAVMTSEKLITAPVGTSPEQAIELLAQHRIEKLPLVDDAGLLKGLITVKDFDKSEKYPLSTKDDSGRLRVGAAIGFFGDAWERACALRDAGVDVLVVDTANGDSEGVLEIIRRIKTDASFANVDVIGGNVATGDGARAIAEAGADAVKVGVGPGSICTTRVVAGVGVPQVSAVYEAWKAVRDLDVPIIADGGLQYSGDIAKAIVAGAETVMLGSLLAGCDESPGELVFVNGKQFKTYRGMGSLGALQTRGKKTSYSKDRYFQADVPNDDKLIPEGIEGQVPYRGPLSAVSYQLIGGLRQSMFYVGARTIPELKKRGKFVRITSAGLKESHPHDVQIVVEAPNYRR comes from the coding sequence ATGGACACCTCGGATCCGTTCGGCTACATCGGTCTCACCTACGATGACGTGCTGCTGCTGCCGGCGCACACGAACGTCATTCCGAGTGAGGCAGACACGTCGTCTCGACTCACCAAGAGAATCTCTGTCGCCACTCCTCTGCTCTCCAGTGCAATGGACACCGTGACGGAGGCGCGCATGGCGATCGCGATGGCGCGTGAGGGCGGCATCGGCATCCTGCACCGCAATCTTTCGATCGTCGACCAGGCCGAAATGGTTGACCTCGTCAAGCGCAGTGAGTCGGGAATGATCACCAACCCGGTGACGACGACGGCCGACGCGAGTGTTGCCGACGTCGACGAGCTGTGTGGTCAGTTCCGAGTTTCGGGGCTGCCGGTCATCGACGAATCGGGAGTTCTCAAGGGCATCATCACGAATCGCGACATGCGTTTCGTCGACGACGACAAGAAGGCATCTACCCCGGTCTCCGCTGTCATGACAAGCGAGAAGCTGATTACTGCCCCGGTCGGCACGAGCCCGGAACAGGCGATCGAGCTGCTTGCCCAGCACCGCATAGAGAAGCTTCCGCTCGTTGACGACGCGGGGCTGCTCAAGGGTCTCATCACGGTGAAAGACTTTGACAAGAGCGAGAAGTACCCGCTCTCAACAAAGGACGACAGCGGTCGACTGCGTGTTGGCGCGGCGATCGGATTCTTCGGCGACGCGTGGGAGCGAGCGTGCGCGCTGCGCGATGCGGGCGTTGACGTGCTCGTCGTCGACACGGCGAATGGTGACTCGGAGGGCGTGCTCGAGATCATTCGGCGCATCAAGACCGACGCGAGTTTCGCGAATGTTGATGTGATCGGTGGCAATGTCGCGACGGGTGACGGCGCGCGTGCGATCGCGGAGGCAGGTGCGGATGCCGTCAAGGTCGGCGTCGGGCCCGGCTCCATCTGCACCACACGCGTTGTCGCGGGAGTGGGTGTGCCGCAGGTCTCTGCCGTTTACGAGGCGTGGAAGGCCGTTCGCGACCTCGACGTTCCGATCATCGCCGACGGCGGGCTGCAGTACTCCGGCGATATCGCAAAGGCCATCGTTGCTGGAGCCGAGACAGTCATGCTCGGTTCGCTGCTCGCCGGCTGCGACGAGTCGCCGGGAGAACTCGTGTTTGTGAACGGGAAGCAGTTCAAGACGTACCGGGGAATGGGTTCGCTCGGCGCACTGCAGACGCGCGGAAAGAAGACCTCGTACTCGAAGGACCGCTACTTTCAGGCAGACGTTCCGAACGACGACAAGCTGATCCCCGAGGGCATCGAGGGACAGGTTCCATATCGCGGGCCGCTCTCTGCTGTCTCCTACCAGCTGATCGGCGGCCTGCGGCAGTCGATGTTCTATGTCGGTGCCCGCACGATCCCCGAGCTCAAGAAGCGTGGCAAGTTCGTGCGCATTACGTCGGCGGGTCTCAAGGAATCGCACCCGCACGACGTGCAGATCGTGGTGGAGGCGCCCAACTACCGGCGCTAA
- a CDS encoding class I SAM-dependent methyltransferase, translating to MERADLVSLLTPDGMALLDELAEQGSAGDIVATVTRLRKAGHDPDVVAAALTQSRLRVRGRGKFGEFADRMLFTQAGLEQATRIRAAAMHAGRYLANDLTKVADLGCGIGGDAMAMAAMQISVTAVDADEVTAAIATHNLAPFESAHVLHGSAEDADLSDVSAVFFDPARRTSGHTETTRLSNPDDYSPALDTVFDVARRYPTGIKLGPGFDRDLIPADMEAQWVSVDGSVVELMLWSGALARDGITRAALVLSDDGSPEMTASEDSPDEPVRELGAFLYEPDGAVIRARLIGDLARAVGAGPISDGIAYLTGDSESATPFATCFRIIEQLPLDEKVLRRWVKGNDIGTLEIKKRGVDIDPAAFRKRLNPRGSRSATLILTRVGGRHAALVTERLTDQA from the coding sequence ATGGAACGCGCCGATCTGGTCTCTCTGCTCACGCCAGATGGCATGGCATTGCTCGACGAACTCGCCGAGCAGGGCTCGGCCGGAGATATCGTCGCAACGGTTACGCGCTTGCGTAAAGCCGGTCACGATCCCGACGTCGTCGCCGCTGCGCTCACGCAATCGCGATTGCGCGTGCGCGGTCGAGGCAAATTCGGGGAGTTCGCCGACCGGATGCTGTTCACGCAGGCGGGTCTCGAGCAGGCAACGCGCATTCGTGCCGCAGCCATGCACGCTGGGCGCTATCTCGCCAACGATCTGACGAAGGTTGCCGATCTCGGCTGCGGCATCGGCGGCGACGCCATGGCGATGGCTGCGATGCAGATCTCGGTGACAGCAGTGGACGCCGACGAGGTGACTGCCGCTATTGCCACGCACAACCTCGCACCGTTCGAATCGGCTCACGTCCTTCACGGGAGCGCGGAAGACGCAGACCTCAGCGACGTGAGCGCCGTGTTCTTCGATCCGGCGCGTCGCACCTCCGGGCATACCGAGACCACACGGCTCAGCAATCCCGATGATTACTCCCCCGCGCTCGACACTGTGTTCGACGTGGCCCGTCGCTACCCGACAGGTATCAAGTTGGGCCCCGGCTTCGACCGTGACCTGATCCCCGCCGACATGGAAGCGCAGTGGGTGAGCGTTGACGGAAGCGTCGTTGAGCTCATGCTGTGGTCGGGCGCTCTGGCGCGCGACGGAATCACGCGGGCAGCGCTCGTGCTGAGCGACGATGGCTCACCCGAGATGACCGCTTCAGAAGACAGCCCAGACGAGCCGGTTCGCGAACTCGGGGCGTTTCTTTACGAGCCCGACGGTGCCGTGATTCGCGCTCGGCTTATCGGTGACCTCGCGCGCGCGGTGGGAGCCGGGCCGATCAGCGACGGCATCGCCTATCTCACCGGCGACTCTGAGAGCGCGACGCCGTTCGCCACGTGCTTCCGCATCATCGAGCAGCTTCCGCTCGATGAGAAGGTGTTGCGCCGCTGGGTGAAGGGAAACGATATCGGCACGCTCGAGATCAAGAAGCGCGGCGTCGATATTGACCCAGCCGCGTTCCGCAAACGACTGAACCCTAGAGGTTCACGTTCTGCCACGCTCATTCTCACGCGTGTCGGCGGCCGACACGCTGCGCTCGTCACAGAACGTCTGACGGATCAGGCGTAG
- the alr gene encoding alanine racemase, with amino-acid sequence MNAWREAHVDLAAITDNLRSLRASTQAKNVLAVVKADAYGHGAVPVAQALADAGADMLGTADIEEALVLRRAGIVAPILCWLHGPDADFSAAIAQNVEVAVSSVAQLNAVADAARLAAASDVSVQIKLDTGLSRNGVAPEGCGAVFALAAELEAERLIRVRGLMTHVSNTSPDDDRAQISLFTRLVDDARAAGLRPELLHAAATAAALRIPESRFDMVRLGIGLYGLTPFDDETSEQLGLRPAMTLRTQVAAVRQVPVGSGISYGFTHRTAAPTTLALVPLGYGDGIPRQASNAATVAIGGRVHRNVGRVAMDQFVVDVGDTPVAVGDDVVLFGDASRGVPSADDWAHAASTINYDIVTGIGARVARSYRST; translated from the coding sequence GTGAACGCATGGCGCGAAGCACACGTGGACCTCGCGGCGATCACCGATAACCTGCGCTCGCTGCGTGCATCGACGCAGGCGAAGAACGTACTGGCCGTCGTGAAGGCGGATGCCTATGGGCACGGTGCCGTTCCCGTCGCTCAGGCGCTTGCCGACGCGGGCGCCGACATGCTCGGAACCGCCGATATTGAAGAAGCACTTGTTCTTCGCCGCGCCGGCATCGTCGCGCCGATCCTGTGCTGGCTTCACGGGCCCGACGCAGACTTCTCGGCGGCGATCGCCCAAAACGTCGAGGTGGCGGTGTCGAGCGTTGCCCAGCTGAACGCCGTCGCCGACGCCGCGCGGCTCGCCGCGGCATCCGACGTCTCTGTGCAGATCAAGCTCGACACAGGACTCAGCCGCAACGGAGTCGCCCCGGAGGGGTGCGGCGCCGTTTTCGCGCTGGCTGCAGAGCTCGAAGCCGAGCGGCTGATTCGCGTGCGCGGTCTCATGACGCACGTATCCAACACAAGCCCAGACGACGATCGCGCGCAGATCTCATTGTTCACGCGCCTTGTCGACGACGCGCGCGCAGCAGGCCTGCGTCCTGAGCTGCTCCACGCTGCGGCAACGGCGGCTGCGCTGCGCATTCCGGAGTCACGCTTCGACATGGTGCGTCTCGGCATCGGCCTCTATGGGCTCACGCCGTTCGACGACGAGACGAGCGAGCAGCTCGGCCTTCGCCCGGCCATGACGCTGCGCACGCAGGTCGCGGCCGTGCGCCAGGTGCCGGTCGGATCGGGAATCTCCTACGGCTTCACTCACCGCACGGCTGCGCCGACCACTCTCGCCCTCGTTCCGCTCGGCTATGGCGATGGCATTCCTCGCCAGGCATCGAATGCCGCAACCGTCGCGATCGGCGGGCGCGTCCATCGCAACGTGGGTCGTGTGGCGATGGATCAGTTCGTCGTCGACGTCGGCGACACTCCGGTTGCCGTGGGTGACGACGTCGTGCTGTTCGGCGATGCCTCGCGCGGCGTTCCGAGTGCGGATGACTGGGCGCACGCAGCATCCACGATCAACTACGACATCGTCACGGGCATCGGCGCCCGCGTCGCGCGCAGCTATAGGTCCACATGA
- the tsaD gene encoding tRNA (adenosine(37)-N6)-threonylcarbamoyltransferase complex transferase subunit TsaD, whose protein sequence is MNRDNPLVLGIESSCDETGIGIVRGSTLLSNTISSSMEQHARYGGVVPEVAARAHLEALGPALKAAVAEAQIEIADIDAVAVTSGPGLAGALMVGVGAAKALALALDKPIYAVNHLVGHVGADILDDGGEPFEYPTVALLVSGGHTSLLLVRDLTSDVELLGETIDDAAGEAFDKVARILGLPYPGGPQIDKAAAEGSPTAIRFPRGLSRPKDMEKHRYDFSFSGLKTAVARWVEQKQDAGEPVPTADVAASFREAVADVLLTKAMNACRDYGVPRLLLGGGVVANARIRELAVQRSAEAGIALRIPPLSLCTDNGAMIAALAAQRIMAGYAPSTLEFGADSTLPVTDIQVA, encoded by the coding sequence ATGAATCGCGACAACCCTCTTGTTCTCGGTATCGAGTCGAGTTGCGACGAAACCGGCATCGGCATCGTGCGGGGCTCGACGCTGCTGTCAAACACCATTTCGTCGTCGATGGAGCAGCACGCCCGCTACGGCGGAGTCGTGCCCGAGGTCGCCGCTCGCGCCCACCTTGAAGCGCTCGGACCCGCGCTCAAGGCAGCCGTCGCCGAGGCGCAGATCGAGATCGCCGATATCGACGCCGTTGCCGTGACGAGCGGGCCGGGTCTCGCTGGCGCGCTCATGGTCGGCGTCGGCGCGGCGAAGGCTCTCGCTCTTGCACTTGACAAACCGATCTACGCCGTCAATCACCTGGTAGGTCACGTCGGTGCTGACATTCTCGACGACGGGGGTGAGCCATTCGAGTATCCGACTGTTGCGTTGCTCGTCTCTGGGGGCCACACGTCGCTTCTGCTGGTACGCGACCTTACCTCCGACGTTGAGCTGCTGGGCGAGACGATCGACGATGCAGCGGGCGAAGCATTCGACAAGGTTGCGCGCATTCTCGGTCTGCCGTACCCGGGCGGCCCGCAGATCGACAAGGCAGCGGCTGAGGGAAGCCCGACGGCAATTCGATTTCCGCGTGGTCTCAGCCGCCCGAAAGACATGGAGAAGCACCGTTATGACTTCTCGTTCTCTGGCCTCAAAACGGCTGTGGCGCGGTGGGTTGAGCAGAAACAGGATGCCGGTGAGCCAGTCCCCACTGCAGACGTGGCAGCGTCGTTTCGCGAAGCCGTTGCCGACGTTCTTCTGACCAAAGCCATGAATGCCTGCCGCGACTACGGTGTGCCCAGGCTGCTGCTCGGGGGCGGAGTCGTGGCGAACGCCCGAATCCGAGAGCTCGCCGTGCAGCGTTCCGCCGAAGCGGGCATCGCCCTGCGTATTCCGCCGCTCTCCCTGTGCACCGATAACGGCGCTATGATCGCCGCACTGGCCGCGCAACGCATTATGGCTGGATATGCGCCGTCAACACTGGAATTCGGAGCCGACTCAACACTTCCGGTCACCGATATTCAGGTAGCGTGA
- a CDS encoding holo-ACP synthase, translating to MIVGIGVDLVDLARFERAVDRTPRLRERLFAESERMLPLRSLAGRYAAKEALIKALGGSDGVRWLDIVVDKTDDGGPFFTLSGTTAEAVAARGITGLHVTMSHDGGAAIAFVVAEKVADQTVIRGDRT from the coding sequence ATGATCGTCGGAATCGGCGTCGACCTCGTCGACCTCGCTCGCTTCGAGAGAGCCGTCGATCGAACGCCCCGACTGCGTGAACGCCTGTTCGCTGAGAGCGAACGGATGCTGCCGCTGCGCTCGCTTGCCGGGCGCTACGCAGCGAAAGAAGCGCTCATCAAGGCACTCGGCGGCTCCGATGGCGTGCGCTGGCTCGACATCGTCGTCGACAAGACCGACGACGGCGGCCCGTTCTTCACGCTGTCAGGAACGACGGCTGAGGCCGTTGCCGCCCGCGGCATCACTGGGCTGCACGTCACAATGAGCCACGACGGGGGAGCGGCTATCGCCTTTGTTGTGGCAGAGAAAGTCGCGGATCAGACGGTGATACGGGGAGATCGAACGTGA
- the tsaE gene encoding tRNA (adenosine(37)-N6)-threonylcarbamoyltransferase complex ATPase subunit type 1 TsaE has protein sequence MIEVPSTIVCETPDDMYALGLEVGRMLHAGDLLVLTGPLGAGKTTLTRGIGEGLGVRGPITSPTFVLARTHPSISGGAPLVHVDAYRLRDARELDDLDIDFERSVVVVEWGRGMLAGIAASWLDIEIERPTGAAPAPAAGAESDTPQTVAGSGAESDKSWDLTDSDDGDDGAGNAGGPADDAADDVDEPRIVRIARVAE, from the coding sequence ATGATCGAGGTGCCGTCGACGATCGTGTGCGAGACACCTGACGACATGTACGCGCTGGGTCTCGAGGTAGGCAGGATGCTGCACGCAGGCGATCTGCTGGTGCTCACCGGGCCGCTTGGCGCAGGCAAGACCACGCTCACCCGCGGAATCGGCGAGGGCCTTGGTGTGCGCGGCCCGATTACGAGCCCAACGTTCGTTCTCGCGCGCACGCACCCGAGCATCTCAGGTGGCGCACCGCTCGTGCACGTTGACGCCTACCGACTGCGCGATGCTCGTGAGCTCGACGATCTCGACATCGACTTCGAACGCAGCGTCGTCGTCGTCGAATGGGGGCGCGGCATGCTCGCCGGAATCGCCGCGTCGTGGCTCGATATCGAGATCGAGCGGCCTACCGGTGCTGCCCCCGCCCCGGCCGCGGGCGCAGAAAGTGACACGCCGCAAACTGTCGCCGGTTCCGGCGCCGAAAGCGACAAAAGTTGGGATCTCACTGATAGCGACGATGGTGACGATGGCGCCGGCAACGCAGGTGGGCCCGCCGATGACGCGGCCGACGACGTTGATGAACCGCGCATCGTGCGCATTGCTCGGGTAGCGGAATAG
- a CDS encoding DUF4190 domain-containing protein encodes MSDPTQQGHENQQPAYGQNPQPTYGQQAPAPAYGQQPLGQQPYGQQQSPPPGYVQPPYGQQPYSAYPPQPGTNVLAIVAIISAFFIPIAGIICGHIARKQIRETGEQGDGLALTGLIVGYVFTAIIVVIIVIYIIFFVVLLGAVGMSGAAYA; translated from the coding sequence ATGAGCGATCCAACGCAGCAGGGCCACGAGAACCAGCAGCCCGCATACGGACAGAACCCGCAGCCGACCTACGGTCAGCAGGCTCCGGCTCCCGCCTACGGCCAGCAGCCTCTCGGCCAGCAGCCCTACGGGCAGCAGCAGTCGCCTCCTCCCGGTTATGTGCAGCCGCCGTATGGCCAGCAGCCATACTCCGCCTACCCGCCCCAACCCGGTACGAATGTGCTGGCGATCGTGGCGATCATCTCTGCGTTCTTCATTCCGATCGCCGGCATCATCTGCGGTCACATCGCGCGCAAGCAGATTCGCGAAACCGGTGAGCAGGGCGACGGACTTGCGCTGACGGGTCTCATCGTCGGTTACGTGTTTACAGCGATCATCGTCGTCATCATCGTGATCTACATCATCTTCTTCGTCGTTCTTCTGGGCGCGGTGGGAATGTCGGGCGCCGCCTACGCCTGA
- the rarD gene encoding EamA family transporter RarD, with product MPRAGSRSGFLFAASAYLLWGALPLYFVILEPAGPFEIVAMRILFSLVFCGILLSVLRDWKGFFALFRSRRTILFMALAAVFIFINWQTYVIAALTEHVIEASLGYFINPIVTVLFGVVFLRERLRRLQWVAVGVSLIAVVVLWVGYGTFPFIALILAFSFGLYGFMKNRVGNNVGAITGLTLETLLLAPVAALVLVGVAATTGLVFGTAGAGNTTLLVASGVVTAVPLLLFASAARRLPLVYMGLFQYVTPLMQFLVGVFILSEPMPTERWIGFFLVWAALVLLTIDMVGHARTVRRRSLNLT from the coding sequence ATGCCACGGGCCGGGTCTCGTTCCGGTTTTCTGTTCGCGGCTTCTGCGTACCTTCTCTGGGGCGCTCTCCCGCTGTACTTTGTCATTCTCGAACCGGCTGGACCGTTCGAGATCGTGGCCATGCGCATTCTGTTCTCGTTGGTTTTCTGCGGCATCCTGCTGAGTGTCTTGCGTGATTGGAAGGGTTTCTTTGCGCTGTTTCGCTCCAGGCGCACGATTCTGTTCATGGCGCTCGCTGCCGTGTTCATCTTCATCAACTGGCAGACCTACGTCATCGCAGCACTGACGGAACACGTCATCGAGGCGTCGCTCGGATACTTCATCAACCCCATCGTCACTGTTCTCTTCGGTGTCGTCTTTCTGCGCGAACGTCTGCGACGGCTTCAATGGGTTGCGGTCGGTGTGAGTTTGATTGCCGTCGTGGTGCTGTGGGTCGGATACGGCACCTTTCCGTTCATCGCGCTGATTCTGGCGTTCTCGTTCGGACTTTATGGGTTCATGAAGAACCGTGTGGGTAACAACGTTGGAGCGATCACGGGACTGACGCTCGAGACGCTTCTGCTCGCGCCCGTAGCGGCACTTGTGCTCGTGGGAGTCGCTGCCACGACAGGGCTTGTTTTCGGCACGGCGGGGGCAGGCAATACGACACTGCTCGTCGCTTCTGGCGTCGTCACCGCCGTTCCGCTTCTACTTTTCGCCTCAGCGGCCCGTCGCCTTCCGCTCGTGTATATGGGCCTCTTTCAATACGTCACGCCCCTCATGCAGTTTTTGGTCGGTGTCTTCATCTTGAGTGAGCCCATGCCAACCGAGCGTTGGATCGGGTTCTTCCTCGTGTGGGCGGCGCTCGTGTTGCTGACGATCGATATGGTCGGGCACGCGCGCACGGTCAGGCGCCGCAGTCTCAACCTCACCTGA
- the rimI gene encoding ribosomal protein S18-alanine N-acetyltransferase has translation MIEIREATLSDLDAIMALERLSFAPDDWSSESMTREIESEHTMYLVAFAGAQLAGAQLAGYAGVLAPSGSTDADIQTIAVAPDHRRAGLGRELMSRLIAHAASARAKAVFLEVRADNPGAQQLYRSLGFGELGVRPRYYRGGIDAVVMKLDHPGESGAA, from the coding sequence GTGATCGAGATTCGCGAAGCAACTCTGAGCGATCTCGACGCGATCATGGCACTCGAGCGGCTCTCGTTTGCGCCAGATGACTGGTCGAGCGAGAGCATGACGCGCGAGATCGAGAGCGAGCACACGATGTATCTCGTGGCGTTCGCCGGGGCCCAGCTCGCCGGGGCCCAGCTCGCCGGGTACGCGGGAGTTCTCGCGCCAAGCGGAAGCACGGATGCCGACATTCAGACGATCGCCGTCGCGCCCGACCATCGGCGCGCCGGACTCGGGCGAGAGCTCATGAGCAGGCTCATCGCTCATGCGGCATCCGCGAGAGCCAAAGCCGTCTTTCTCGAAGTTCGTGCCGATAATCCTGGGGCGCAGCAGCTCTACCGTTCGCTCGGCTTCGGCGAACTCGGGGTGAGGCCACGGTACTACCGCGGCGGCATCGACGCCGTCGTGATGAAGCTCGATCATCCCGGCGAATCAGGAGCAGCATGA
- the tsaB gene encoding tRNA (adenosine(37)-N6)-threonylcarbamoyltransferase complex dimerization subunit type 1 TsaB: MLLAIDSSLGTSAAVVDHDRGIIAERSHHDTRSHAEVVGSLIRDVLTESGVAPAELSGVVAGMGPGPFTGLRIGIAAARAFAFGAEKHVVPIVSHDAIALEWYVGGGEGELLVVTDARRREIYCTRYSGTDAAGLPVRVDEPALAKSDSIVVGAATRVDSDRVSAGHLGMVAELTWAAGLPFAADEPLYLRSPDVSPSPGKRVTS; this comes from the coding sequence GTGCTTCTCGCCATCGATTCATCTCTCGGAACCTCTGCCGCCGTCGTCGATCACGACCGCGGCATCATCGCCGAGCGCAGCCATCACGACACACGCAGCCATGCGGAGGTCGTCGGTTCCCTCATTCGTGACGTGCTCACCGAGTCGGGCGTCGCGCCGGCAGAGCTCTCGGGCGTTGTCGCCGGCATGGGGCCGGGGCCCTTCACCGGCCTGCGAATCGGAATCGCCGCTGCGCGCGCCTTCGCGTTCGGTGCGGAGAAGCATGTCGTTCCGATCGTGAGTCACGACGCGATCGCCCTCGAGTGGTACGTCGGCGGTGGAGAGGGCGAACTGCTCGTCGTCACCGATGCACGTCGACGCGAGATCTACTGCACGCGCTATTCAGGAACGGATGCCGCGGGACTGCCCGTGCGCGTCGACGAGCCGGCGCTCGCGAAGTCAGACAGCATCGTCGTGGGCGCGGCGACGCGGGTCGATAGCGACAGAGTGTCGGCGGGCCACCTCGGCATGGTCGCCGAACTCACGTGGGCCGCGGGACTGCCGTTTGCCGCTGACGAACCGCTGTACCTGCGCTCTCCCGACGTGTCACCCTCGCCGGGCAAGCGGGTGACGTCGTGA